The following proteins are co-located in the Pelecanus crispus isolate bPelCri1 chromosome 5, bPelCri1.pri, whole genome shotgun sequence genome:
- the SEC22B gene encoding vesicle-trafficking protein SEC22b: MVLLTMIARVADGLPLAASMQEDEQSGRDLQQYQSQAKQLFRKLNEQSPTRCTLEAGAMSFHYIIEKGVCYLVLCETAFPKKLAFAYLEDLHSEFDEQHGKKVPTVSRPYSFIEFDTYIQKTKKLYIDSRARRNLGSINTELQDVQRIMVANIEEVLQRGEALSALDSKANNLSSLSKKYRQDAKYLNMRSTYAKLAAVAVFFIMLIVYVRFWWL; the protein is encoded by the exons ATGGTGCTGCTCACGATGATCGCCCGCGTGGCGGACGGGCTCCCGCTGGCCGCCTCCATGCAAGAGGACGAGCAG TCGGGCCGCGATCTGCAGCAGTACCAGAGTCAAGCGAAGCAGCTCTTCCGCAAGCTGAACGAGCAGTCCCCCACGAGATGTACTCTCGAAGCAGGAGCCATGTCTTTCCA CTACATCATTGAGAAAGGAGTGTGTTACCTGGTCCTGTGTGAAACTGCATTCCCCAAAAAACTGGCCTTTGCATATCTGGAAGACTTGCATTCAGAGTTTGATGAGCAGCATGGCAAGAAGGTGCCGACGGTCTCCAGGCCCTATTCCTTCATCGAATTTG ATACTTACATCCAGAAAACCAAGAAGCTCTACATTGATAGCCGGGCAAGGAGGAACCTGGGCTCCATCAACACAGAGCTGCAAGATGTGCAGAGGATTATGGTGGCCAACATTGAGGAAGTCTTACAGCGAGGAGAGGCGCTTTCAG CTCTTGATTCCAAGGCCAACAACTTGTCCAGTTTGTCCAAGAAGTACCGTCAGGATGCAAAGTATCTGAATATGCGTTCCACTTACGCCAAACTTGCGGCCGTAGCTGTGTTTTTTATCATGTTGATCGTCTATGTGAGATTCTGGTGGCTGTGA